One window of Cellulomonas shaoxiangyii genomic DNA carries:
- the rnc gene encoding ribonuclease III codes for MTGTPDAPRGARAVSAADSLLEKLGVRLDPELLVLALTHRSFAHEAGGIPTNERLEFLGDTVLGLVVTEHLYRAYPDLSEGDLAKMRAATVSQRALARVARTLDLGAYLLLGKGELATGGADKDSILSDTLEALFGAVYLSHGLETARGLVDRLVSATLEAAADLGAGLDWKTSLQELSALLGLGAPTYDVTGEGPDHARTFTAHAVVGGEVRGSGTGSAKKLAEQEAAAAAYATLSAARDAAAAATGTGTAGA; via the coding sequence ATGACCGGCACACCTGACGCCCCGCGCGGCGCGCGTGCGGTCTCGGCTGCCGACTCGCTCCTCGAGAAGCTCGGGGTCCGTCTGGACCCCGAGCTTCTCGTGCTCGCGCTGACGCACCGGTCGTTCGCGCACGAGGCGGGTGGCATCCCGACCAACGAGCGCCTCGAGTTCCTCGGTGACACCGTCCTGGGGCTCGTGGTCACCGAGCACCTCTACCGCGCGTACCCCGATCTGTCCGAGGGCGACCTCGCGAAGATGCGGGCCGCGACGGTGTCGCAGCGTGCGCTCGCACGCGTGGCGCGCACCCTGGACCTCGGCGCGTACCTCCTGCTCGGCAAGGGCGAGCTCGCCACCGGTGGTGCGGACAAGGACTCGATCCTGTCCGACACGCTCGAGGCGCTGTTCGGCGCGGTCTACCTGTCCCACGGCCTCGAGACGGCGCGCGGCCTCGTCGACCGCCTCGTCAGCGCGACGCTCGAGGCGGCTGCGGACCTCGGCGCCGGTCTCGACTGGAAGACCTCGCTGCAGGAGCTGTCCGCGCTGCTCGGGCTCGGCGCGCCGACGTACGACGTCACCGGCGAGGGCCCCGACCACGCCCGCACGTTCACCGCGCACGCCGTGGTGGGCGGCGAGGTCCGCGGCAGCGGGACCGGCTCGGCGAAGAAGCTCGCCGAGCAGGAGGCCGCCGCCGCGGCGTACGCGACGCTGTCCGCCGCGCGGGACGCCGCGGCAGCCGCGACCGGCACGGGTACCGCCGGGGCCTGA
- a CDS encoding YceD family protein, producing the protein MLDTLELGRRPGSTRTVPRTVPAPDELGTAMIGVPSGSDLELDLRLEAVMEGVLVTGSIRGEAVGECVRCLERVVEPLDVTLQELYVYPERAQAAAAEGDDDEDVRELEDDLVDLEPALRDTIVTALPFRPLCGPDCPGLCSECGARLADDPDHQHDTIDPRWAALGGLTSTDDEQRES; encoded by the coding sequence GTGCTCGACACCCTCGAGCTCGGCCGACGTCCGGGATCGACGCGTACGGTGCCGCGGACGGTGCCCGCACCCGACGAGCTCGGCACCGCGATGATCGGCGTCCCCTCCGGGAGCGACCTCGAGCTGGACCTCCGGCTCGAGGCCGTCATGGAGGGGGTCCTGGTCACCGGCTCGATCCGCGGCGAGGCCGTCGGGGAGTGCGTGCGGTGCCTGGAGCGTGTGGTCGAGCCTCTCGACGTCACGCTGCAGGAGCTGTACGTCTACCCTGAGCGTGCGCAGGCCGCGGCCGCGGAGGGTGACGACGACGAGGACGTGCGCGAGCTGGAGGACGACCTCGTCGACCTCGAGCCCGCGCTGCGGGACACGATCGTGACCGCGCTGCCGTTCCGGCCCCTGTGCGGGCCGGACTGCCCGGGCCTGTGCTCGGAGTGCGGCGCGCGGCTCGCGGACGACCCGGACCACCAGCACGACACGATCGACCCTCGATGGGCCGCTCTCGGCGGCCTGACGAGCACTGACGACGAACAGAGAGAGAGCTGA
- the rpmF gene encoding 50S ribosomal protein L32: protein MAVPKRKMSRSNTRARRSQWKTTATTLTTCPQCKAHMQPHIACPSCGAYNGRRYAEAVRSEHEAS from the coding sequence GTGGCGGTTCCGAAGCGCAAGATGTCGCGCAGCAACACCCGTGCGCGTCGCTCGCAGTGGAAGACCACTGCCACGACGCTCACGACCTGCCCCCAGTGCAAGGCGCACATGCAGCCGCACATCGCCTGCCCGTCCTGCGGTGCCTACAACGGCCGCCGGTACGCGGAGGCCGTGCGCAGCGAGCACGAGGCGAGCTGA
- the coaD gene encoding pantetheine-phosphate adenylyltransferase: MRIAVCPGSFDPLTLGHVDVVRRARALFDEVVVAVAHNSTKQPLLTADERVALAAEALAGVDGVRVVGTRGLLADLVRDVGAVALVKGLRGGADVDAEVPMALMNRHLSGVETVFVLGDPALAHIASSLVKDVARHGGRIDDLVPAPVAAAVHRALDARARQGGDGR; the protein is encoded by the coding sequence GTGAGGATCGCGGTGTGCCCCGGGTCGTTCGACCCGCTGACGCTGGGTCATGTGGATGTCGTGCGACGTGCCCGCGCCCTGTTCGACGAGGTCGTGGTGGCGGTCGCGCACAACTCCACCAAGCAGCCGCTGCTGACCGCGGACGAGCGCGTCGCGCTCGCGGCCGAGGCGCTGGCGGGCGTCGACGGGGTGCGCGTCGTCGGCACGCGCGGCCTGCTCGCGGACCTCGTGCGTGACGTCGGCGCCGTGGCGCTGGTCAAGGGTTTGCGCGGCGGGGCGGACGTCGACGCCGAGGTGCCGATGGCGCTCATGAACCGGCACCTGTCGGGCGTGGAGACGGTCTTCGTGCTGGGGGACCCGGCGCTGGCGCATATCGCGTCGTCGCTGGTCAAGGACGTGGCGCGGCACGGGGGTCGGATCGACGACCTCGTGCCCGCGCCGGTGGCGGCAGCGGTGCACCGCGCGCTCGACGCGCGGGCCCGCCAGGGAGGGGACGGACGATGA